Within Bradymonas sediminis, the genomic segment TGTCGGCGAGCCGGCGGTTGCGGGATGAGGACGAGGTTACGAATGAGGAGCCTAGCGCCGCCGACGGACAGATCGACTATAAAATCGAGGACTAAAATTCCTGGCTAAGCATATCGATATTCTCGGCCTGGCGCGTCCCACGGGTGGGGGCAAATTCGGTGGGCGCGCTGCCCTCGATAAAGGGGAAGTCGACGCCCGCCTCGCCCTCATGCGCGCGCAAACCGGTCTTCGGATCGATGCGATGCCACACCACGCGCGCCGGCGCATCTTGCGCCCAAATCGTCGGCTCCGGGGTGAAATAATGCGTATAAAAGCCCTCAAATACCGGCATGGCCACCGTCGCGCCGTGCTCGCCGGCGCCCAGCGCGCGCGTATTCGCGTCGCTCCCCACCCAGGCGACCGCCGTTAATTCCCCGTCGAAGCCCACGAACCACCCGTCGTATTTATTCGTGGTGCCGGTCTTTGCTCCAACCTGCCAATCGGCCGGCAGCTTATATGCGGTCCCGGCGGTCGCGACGCGGCGAAGCATATGGGTCACGATATAGGCGATCTGCGCCGAGATGCCGTATTGCGGCGAGGGGTTGGGCGTCGCCATGCGCGCGAGGCGAGCGGCGCTCGACCAATCGGCTGTCGCGAAGTCATCGCGGTCGATTACTGGATACCCATCGGCGTCATAAATGGTCGCGACCGCCGAGGTCTTGGTGGTGCGCCCGCGGCGCTGAAAAGCCGCGTAGACCTCGGCCAATTCTACCGGCCGCAGGCAACTCGCCCCGAGAGCGGCGCTGACGGTGGGCTCAATTGGGGAGGTGACGCCCAATTGCTTCGCCCGCGCGATGACACGCCCGATGCCCAGGTGATTCATCAGATGAACTGTGGGGATATTGCGGCTCTGGGCTAGCGCGTCGGCGAGCAGGATATAGCCGCGAAAGTCGCGGTCGGCGTTAGTGGGCTGCCAGATCTTCTCGCCGGCCGCCCCGCCCCGCCCCGACGGGCTCGCGCCGGGCAAATCGGAGAGCATCGTCGCCGGGGTCAGCCCCTGATTGATCGCCTCCGCGTACACGATCGGCTTAAAGACGCTGCCGGGTTGGCGACATGCCTGCTCGGCGCGCTGGAAAATACTGCGGTCCGCGTCCATCCCGCCGACCGACGCGATGAGGCCGCCGGTGCGCGAGTCGAGCGCGATAAACGCGCCCTCTTTTTCGGGCTCCTGCACCAGCAGCCACTTCGGAGGCGTGTCGGCGTTGACCTGCTGGCGCCGCACGAAGATCAGATCATCGACCGTCAAGATCGTGCGCAAATCGCGCAGCCGCGCGGGGCGTTTATAATGGCGAGGAAGTTCTGCGGGCGCCGCCCACCGAGCGTCTTCGAGCTTGAGGATTTGCTCGCCCCCGGCGGTCATCACGGCCGCGGAAGTCGCGTTGACCGAGGCGACACGTCCGAGAAGGAAGTCACCGCCGGGCGGCTGCGCCGCCAGTAACGGGTCGACCATCTCGGGCGCCGTGACGCGCCCCAGCGCGCTTCGATAACCTTGGCGACGGTCATGGGCCTGAAGCGCCTCGCGAAGCGACCGCCGGGCGTGGGCCTGCGCGCGGGGTTGATGCGCGACCACGACGCGATAGCCGCCCGATGCCCATGCGCTGTCGTCCGCATCGCTCGGCTTGGGCACAAGCTCATCGAGCGCGCGCACGCCTGTCTCGGCGGCATAGGGCATGCGCTGGGGCTGAATATTTTGGTAGCCTGCAAGCTCGATGGGGCGCGCGATCTCGGCGGCATGACGAGCGTCTGAGAGCAGCCCAAGCCTGTGCATTTTACCCAAAACCTGGTCTCGATTGTGGCGCGCGCGCTCAGGGTCCGTCACCGGGTTCATAAGACTCGGCGCGGGCAGCACACCCGCCAGGAGCGCCGCTTCTGCGACCTCAAGCTGTGAGGCCGGCTTGTCGAAATAGGTCCAGCTTGCCTGTGAGATGCCCACCGCGCCCTGCCCAAAAAAGACGCTATTGAGATAGACCTCGAGGATCTCGGATTTGCGGTAGGTCGCCTCGATACGCCGCGCCAGCAGCAGTTCATTAAACTTTCGCCGAAGCGTCTTCTCCGGCGACAAAAAGCGCTTGGCGACCTGCTGGGTAATCGTACTCGCGCCCTGCGTCGCCTGCCCCGTACGAAGATCGACGAGGGCCGCGCGAAGGATGGCGCTCAGGTTAAACGCCCGGTGCTCGAAGAACTCGGCGTCTTCGGCGGCGATAAATGCCGCGACCACTTCGGGGGGCAGATCGACGACTTCCACCGGCTTAGTGGAGGGCGACCCGGCGAGGCGCCACCCGTCGCGCGCGACGACCTGACTGGGCCGCGGCGGATGGAGCGTGGCTAAATCAGGGGAATCCGGGAGCCCGTCGGCGAGGGTCGCGAGCGCGAAAATCGCCACAAGCCAGGCGACCAGCGGCACCCAAATAAGCAAGACAAGGAGCAAGCGCAGCGGCATCAACCAATGGCCGCCCCACCTTTTTGAGACCCGAATTTTAGCGGTGACTTGGGAGACCGAATATTTGGGGCTTTGCTGTCGCATGGGAAACAAAGCCTATCAAAAGCCCATGGAGGCGCCGGCGCCGAGGCTCCAATCGTTGACCGATTCGTAAAGACCGTCCGGGGCGATCTGCCACATCCGACCGTAGCGCCCGAGCGCGTAAAATGGGCCCCACACCGACACCCGCGACTCGGCGGCGACCAGCGCGCCATCCAGGTCAAAGACGTCGCTAAACGCGTCGAAATATTGCTTATGAAAATACAGGCCGACTTGAATCTTCTCGGTCGGCCGAGCCGTTGCGCGCAGATGAAAGAGCTGATTCATCGGCCCCTCGTGGTCGGCCCACGCCGCGCTCAGGGTCAACTTATCCCGCACCCGAAGCCCAAGCGACCCATAAAAGCCCTGCGCTGCCTCGCCGGAAAGACTCGCGGCGACGCGAACCTTCGGCGCGGGCAATTGCTGGCCCCAACCGGCGAATTGAAGGCGCTCGATCTCGTAGACTGGGCCGATATAGGTCGGCAAAAAGCGCTCGCCGATGCGCCGGTACTCAAGCTTCGAGAAAACCTCGTAGGAATCGCTGAGCTTCGCGCTCAAAAACGCCCCCGCGAACACCCCGCTGCCGAGGCTCGTATGCTTAGCGAAGTCGGCGTAGGGGATGAGGCTAAATTGCTCACTGTCGACCAGCGCGACCTCCAGGTCGACGCCAATCAACGTGGTCGACTGCTCCCGCAGCACCACCGGATTTCGAGCATCATCGACGATAAGCGCATCATCCGCATCACTCGCCAATTCGGTCGGCGCCTGGATATCGGCGGCGACGCAAAAACCCACGCCGACGCGCGATAAGGCGCTGTCGGCGGCGACAAAAGCCCAGGGGTAGACGTAGGCGCGAGCGCCCATCACGCCGGGGTCGATGATGTTGTCGAGCAGCACCTCCGCGCCGCCGTAGAGCGTATTGAGCTCGCCGGCCGCGCCCATCTGGTAGTGGTCGGTGGTGATGACGTTGTGATAATCGCCGACGATCGTTCCGTGCCCCAGCGAGATGGGCCCTAATTCGCCGGCGTGCAGGTGCAGCGCGCCGCCCTTCTCCCCGTATTCAAGCGTCTTAAGCACCCGCAGAAAGTCACTGACTTCGTCCCAATCCTCGTCGCGAAAAACACTATCTTGCCTGGGTTCCGCGTCATAAACGCGCAAGCGAAGCGGGGCCTGCAGGCCGAGGCGAAGATCGGTTCGACAGGTGGGGTCGACGCCTTCATCACAGCCAAACTGCGGCATCTCGAAGGCGTATTCCAACTTTAGACGGAGCCCGAGAAAACCGTCGCCCCCGATGGAGTCGTAGCTCACCTCGGCGGCGACGCCACGCTGAACCCCGCGGTCGCCCCCCTCGGGCTCATCGCCGGCAAAAGCCGGCGCTTGGGCAACCAGGGTCGACGCGACCATCGCGCCCGCGATAATCGCGGGGCGAGGCCCCAAAGCGCTGAAGATTTGTCGAAATCCGCTCACAATAACAACTCGCTAGGCACTTCCCGATTACGGACGACCAATACTAAAATACTCGAAGCCAGCGTCCTTCATCGCCTTGGGCGCGTAGAGGTTTCGACCGTCGAAGATAACGGGCGCGTTCATCAGCGACTTCATACGCTTGAAGTCAGGGCTGCGGAACTGCGACCATTCGGTGAAAATGAAGAGAATATCGGCCCCCTCGAGCGCGACGTAATCATCCTCGAAGAACTCGATCGCATCCATATTGGTGTCGGTCGCTTTGAGATCGCGCTTGGCGTTCGCGATGGACTCCGGGTCGGTGGCTGCCACGGTCGCGCCCTCGGCGATAAAGCGGCGGATATTGATCAGCGCCGCGGACTCACGAACATCATCGGTCTTGGGCTTGAAGCTCAATCCCCACACGGCGATCTTTTTGCCTTCAAAGGAGCCGAGTTTCGCCTTTGCCGCGTGGTATAGGACAAGCTTCTGCTCACGGTTCACGTCACGCACCGCGTCGAGCAGCAAGGTCTGCGCCCCGCTGTCGCGCCCGAGGCTGGCGAGCGCGCGCACGTCTTTGGGGAAGCAACTTCCGCCGTAGCCCACGCCGGGATAAATGAAGTGCGGGCCGATGCGCTCATCCAGGCTCATACCGGTGCGCACATGCTCGATATCGGCGCCGACCTGGTCGCAGATATTAGCGATCTCGTTGATAAACGAGATCTTGGTGGCGAGCATGGCGTTGGATGCGTATTTCGTCATCTCGGAGCTACGCACGTCCATATAGACGATGCGCTCGCTGCGCCGGAAAAACGGTTTATAGAGCGAGCCGACCTTCTCGGCGGCCTCGCGATTTGCGCAGCCGATGACGACGCGGTCAGGCGATTGGAAGTCCTGAATCGCGCTGCCCTCTTTGAGGAACTCGGGGTTCGAGGCGACGTCGAAGTCTTCGTCGGACAGCTCACGGATGGTCGCCGCGACACGCTCACAGGTACCGACCGGCACGGTCGACTTGCACACGACGACCTTATAGCCGTTGAGGTTCGCGCCGATCTCTTTGGCGACGGCGATGACGTGCTGAAGGTCGGCCGAGCCGTCTTCATCGGGAGGCGTGCCGACCGCGATAAAGATCACGTCGGCTTCGCGCACCGCGTGCGCGGTGTCGGTGGTGAAGTGGATACGCCCGTCGGAAAGGTTACGAGCGACGATTTCGTCGAGCCCAGGCTCATAAATCGGAATGCCGCCATTATTGAGCAACTCCACCTTCGCGGCGTCGTTATCGGCGCAGATGACATCATTGCCCACATTTGCCAGACAGGCCCCCGTAACAAGCCCAACATACCCCGTACCAATTACCGCGACCTTCATTCATAACCTCCTAAAAATATGCTAGCAAATGAGCGACAGCACCTGCGCTGCCTGACTCCCTTCTTCGGGGCGAAAGGCTACGCGGAACCCGCCCAAGTATCAAGTCGTGCCCGGGGCAGAATCAAAAGCAAATATACCGGGCGACGCGCGCAAAATCGGGAACAAATTCGATGACTCAAATTCAGATATTTAAGAACCTTGTCGACGCCTCGGCCCATCTGAAGGCGCCGGTGGTCACCATCGGTAATTTCGACGGGGCCCACCGTGGACACCAGGCAGTATTTGAGCGGGTGCGCGCGCTCGCCGACGCGCGTGAGACCGAGGCGGTTGCGCTCACATTCACGCCACACCCGGTGCGCTTTTTTCGCCCGGAGATGCCGCCCTTCCGCCTGACGACAGACACCCAGAAGGCCCAGCTAATGGGACGCTACGGCCTCGACGCGGTGGTGCTGCTTCCCTTTGATCAAGCACTCGCCGGCCTGACCCCCAAAGAATTCGTTCAGACGGTGCTCCGAGACGGCCTCCACGCATGCCGTGTCGTGGTAGGCGAGGGTTTCGCGTTCGGAAAAGGTCGGGCGGGGCGAACCGACGACCTGATAAAATTATGCGCGCTCGAGAATATCGAGGTCGAGATTGCCACCGATATTGAACTCGGCGACGCCGAGATAAGTTCGACGCGCGTCCGCAAGGCCCTCGCCGCGGCCGATATCGCCGACGTGACCCGCATGCTCGGGCGTCCCTATCAGATCGAGGGGACCGTGGTTACCGGCGACCAGCGCGGCAGAGACCTTGGCTTCCCGACGGCAAATATTGACTCTCCAAACCCCCTGCTGCCGGCCAACGGCATCTATATTACAGAGCTCACCGTTGAGCGACTCGGGAAGCTGCGCTCGCTGACGAGCATCGGCACCCGACCTACTTTCAACGGCGAAGACGTACGCGTGGAGACTTTCGTGCTCGCCGGCCAGGCCGACCCGACCGACCTTGATCTCTACGGGGAGTTGGTCCAACTCGACTTTATCAAGCACCTGCGTAGCGAGGCGAAATTCGACTCCGCGGAGGCATTGGTAGAGCAGATGAACGATGATGTCATCCAGGCGCTCGCCTATTATCGGGATAAGGTGACGGACTGAGCGAGAACCTCAAACCGCTGCATCTAAAATGACAAAAGCACCGCCTCCCCTCTCGGGTCGTCGCGGTGCTTTTCTCTGGGTGCAACTAAGGCTTAAGGCACGGAGCCTCCCTCGGTTTAGAAAGCCGACTCGGGCACGAAGATGATGTCACCGGGGAGCAACCTCACGTTCGCGCGACGCCCCTCGACCACCTCCTGCATGGGGACACGAACCTGCACGTCGGCATCCTGCACCCGACGCGTAAGCTTCGTGCTGTTGGCGTTGGCGCGCGCTGTGACTCCGCCGGCGAGGGCGAAGGCGTCCACCAGCGTCAGATTCGAGCTATAGGGATAGCTCCCCGGCTTCTTAACCTCACCGAAGACGAAGACCTTCTTCGAGTTATACTCGACGACCGAGCAGGAGACGCTCGGATTGAGCAAATATCCGTTTGCCAATCCCTCGGTGACGGTGCGCTCAATCTCTCCGCAGGTCATCCCGCTGACGTAAATACGCCCGACGAATGGATAATTAACGGTCCCATCGGAGGAGACCGTAAAATCACCCGACAACTCTTTTTCATCATGGACGCGCAGGGAGAATTTATCACCAGGACCAAGCGAACCGGCAACAGGAGTGTTGCCGGTCGTCTGTTGCGCTACGAGGGCCTCGTAAGCCGGGTCAACGCGGTCCCCCGCGCAACCCATGAGTCCCCCGATAATAGCGACTATTAAAACGGCGAGCGATGCGGCCGAAACATATCTTTGATTCTTCAACTTAATATTTGGCCGTCATGCTAAAGGTGCCGAGGTGCTGGGTATAGCCGCGCAAGACCGAGATGGAGGGGTCTGAGGGGTCAACCGCCGCGATTGAATACTCGTTATCGGTCAGGTTCGTTGTGAGCGTATAATCAAGACCGAACTTCAACCAATTGGTCGCGTAGAAACCCGCGCCGGCGGTGCCGACGAGCAGAAGGTCATACAGGTCCGAGCCAAAGGTGGTCGTCGGCGCGGAGTAGTCGCGCGCCTCGAAGCGCCCGTTGAGATTAAAGGACAGGCGCTTGTCGAGGACGTTCTGCACGTACTCAGCGTAAACCTGGTGCGATGTATAATAGTTACCGATCGAGGCTTCGCCGAAGTCACGACGATAACCGGCGCCCACTTTATTGTTCAGGTCAAGCCGGCCGAAAGCATATGCCAGGGCAAAGGAGCCGATGACGCCGCTGAAGGTTTCGCCCGCGTCGTGGAACGACGCGCCGTAACCTGCCAAGGCCTGAACCGACAACCGTTCGGTCAACAGCCCCGACAACCCACCCTGCACGCGCAGCGGGTTATTATTATTGTTATTCAGCGTCGGATAGCCAACATCATCACGTGCGGGCACTCGTGCGGTTTCTGCCCAACGTACCAGGCGGAAATCAGCCATCGCCAACAAGGACGTCTTAGGCAGGAATTTCCAGTTGATGTCGAGATCAAAATTGTGAATGTCGCGGTCCAGCGTCTCAAGCGCCGGGGTATCGAAATCGTAGAGCTTCCAATGATAACCAAGGTCAAAGGAGAGCACGTCCCCGCCGGGACGAATCCCAATGACGCCACCCAGTTCGTTAGTGATCCAATTATAGGAATTCTCGCCGGTATAGGGCGACGGCTCGTTGCTGCGAACGATCGCCTCGTCGAGTTTGAGGCTCACGGTCCCCTTCGGGTTGATGATCGCGCTCAGATTACCATAAGCGCTTAACCCGCTCTGGCCGCCCACGTCGAAAGAGGCATCATCACCAACATCAAAGTATTGGTCCCAGCGCAGCCCGCCGTCCAAATCAAGCAGGAAGTTACGCTCACGCGGACTGGCGATCGCGACGGCCGGCTGAATCCCCATGACCGGCGCACCGGCGACGGTGGACGCCGTTTCGTCCTCGGCGGCGCGAAAGACGTTGGAGTTATAAGTCCCGGACAACCGCAACGAGGGGCTTAGTGTCCACCCCTGGTCTGAGTGTAAGGAGTCTCCAGCTTCGGCAAACGCCACCGAGCCGAAAGCTACCTGCGTCAAAAGAACGCCGGCAGCAAAAATGAACGGAGTTTTGGGGGAAATCATACTTAATTCCAAATCAGCGAAAGCTGCACATCAATATATAATTCAACAACAATCCCGCAGGGCGACACCCCTCCTAATTTAGGGGAGGGATCGCTTATTGGTACGGGGTCAGCTCTGGCAGGTCGGTGACGAGGAAAACGTCCGCCGGCTCGTCAAAGAAGTCGTCAACGGTGTCAGGGGTTTCCACGTTAATCTCGGTAGTACCGGTAAATCGCATCTCCTCACCGGTGCACAGAGCGGCTTCGCTCGCCAAGGTGCGAACCTTTTCACCGCCGACCGAGATAAGGGTGTAGTGATGCTTGGCCGCGCCGTCGTCCTTCGCGCTGACCGCACCGTTCAAACTGGTATAGCTTTGTTCCGCGACTTTCACGAAGCCCTTCATGGACGCAACCTTCTCGTTCACGCAGTTCACCCGAATGATATCCTCATCCTGGCTTCGCACGTTCTCGAGCATTTTATTGGTCTGCGCCAAGGTGCCACGCATTTGCTTGATCTTATCGGCCCCACGACTGAGCTTCTCCGCGTTAGACATCGCATCGATATTCTCATCCACCAACGAGACGTCGCCTGCGGCGATACCCTCGGAGGCGGCCGTATCTTGAGCCCAGACAGCTGTCGCGCCGACAAACTGCAGGGCCAGAACGAGCGAGGTATATTTGATCATTTTAGAAAATCGCATTTTATCTCCACCTTCGCGGGTCGCCAAAGTAACTAGAAACGATAGAGCCGACCCAAAAAATACTACTATTGCACCGCCCACCCTAGCCAATGATGCAGCGAACATCAAGAAGCTAGACGGCCGTGTTGGTAAAAACAGAGATTAAGTAAGGGGTATTCCACAAACCTTCGTGGAATACCCCTTCGGGAGGTGCTTATTTGGAACCCTGTAGGACGAATGTCTTGTTAAACATTACGTCGCCACCTTTGGGACGATCGAATCTCCAGGACTTAACCGCCCTTTCCGTACAGCTCTTAAAGCCGCCGCCGATCGACGTATTCGCTTTAACGCTGGTGGGTCGACCCGCTCGCCCGATCGTAACGGTGATGACGAGTCTGCCACCGGCGTTCGGGTTCGTCTTAAGGACACGCTCGAAGCAACTCTGAATCGCTTTGGCGTTTCGCTGAACGACCTTCGAGATACTATTGGCATCCAGGGTACCGGTACCAACGACGGGGTTCCCGTCTTTGATATCCATCTTCGCGGTAACCTTCTCTTCTTTCTTCGAACCGGTGTCCACGCCCTTCTCGGCCTTCTTGGTACCGCTACTTGCGCCCAGGTCACCGATGCTCGCGGTGGAACCAGAACCGTCAGCGTCCGAGGAACCGCCGCTGCGAAGACCACTCTTTTCATAGCCCGCGACGCCTTCTTTAACGCCTTTGGTGTCGGCGAAAGCTTCGTCCATGCCAACGTTTGCTGCACCGTCGACGAGGCTGTCTACGATCGAGGGTCCGTCTCCGTTCACCGATCCGAGCTTGCCGAGCATCGTGGAGTTACGAACTTCGTCCTCCATCCGTTTCTTCTCGGCCGCCTTCGCCGCCGCGATCTCTTCTGCGGTGGGCGCCGGCTTCTCTTCAGTCGAAGGCTTGGGATCCGCCTCGGTCTTCTTCGGCTCCGACTTCACGGGTGGCTTCGGGTCCGGTTTCTTCGCCTCTTTCGAGTCGTCGGGCTCTCCGTCGCCGTCCTCGGGCGTCTCGACCGCATCGGGCACGATTGGCTCTTCAGGCTCCGGCGCTTTCATCAATTCGACAAAGCGGTCGGGAATATTATGATTGAGCCCGTCGATCTGCTCGGGCCACTCATGCAACTGAAGGTAGGTAACGAACCCGATCTGCAATAACGCCGACAAGGCGATCATTGCGACCAGGTAATAATCCATCCCCCTGAACCAGCCACCACGCATCGATGCGGGCAACACGGGTCGTGCGATGGGAGGCGGAGGGGTCACGAACTGAAATAGGATCGTGACTTCGCCAATCTGGATTTTTCCGCGAGCGCGAGGCGTCAGCGCGACGCTATAACCCGTCGCGGTCTTAGTCGCCTTCCCCTGGCTGATCAACTCCTTAAGGGTGCGAACACCGTTACCGGTCGACACTCGACCGGTCATCTTGGAGTCAAAGCACAGGGTATAGGCGCCCGAAGCGGCTTCGAAAACCTGAAAGGATTTCGGCAAATTGGAGGCAGGTACGACAAGCTCGTTTTTCGAGATATCCGTACCAACGCGCACATTACTGGCTGCGCGAAATACCCGCTCTTCGAGGATCTTACCATTCTGAATAAGACCGATACGAAGCACTTTTTTGCCGGACTTATTGCTGCCGGATTTACTGGACATGAAGATTCCTTGCGCTTCGCCAGTACGTCAGAACGGGACAAAAAGAACCAAAGAGGCGCGATACTGGTCGACTCTTTGTGTCCCCTTTGTCCCGTAAATTCTCGATGGGTCTGTGGCGACACGTCCCAAGTATATTAAAAACCAAGTCCAAGTTCTGCTGCCTGGCCTTTGATTACCGCAAACTTAAACTTACTCAATTCAGCCTGACCCGCCGTATACATGACTTCGGTGATCAAGCGATAGGGCGTCGTCTCGTCAGCGACGATGGTCACGACGGGCTCGTGCTTCTTACCCAGAAGTTCGGCCAATCGTTTCGCCTTCTTATTCTCTTCGACAATTTTATCAAAGAGCGGTTGGATATGCAGACTCGCCTCGCCGCCCTTCTTCTGACTCTTGTCGACGTCTCCGTCTTTAATGTCGACGGCCTGGTCGCTATTCACGAGAATCGCTTTACGCGAAATCGTGATCGTCGTCATATCCTCGGCGCCCAACTGGGTGATACTGGTCGGGACCTGGAGGTCCGGGCCAGCGACCTTAATCGGAAGGTCACCGAAGTTCTTCATAAGGAACACGAGCATGATGACAAGAATATCCATGAAGGAGTTCATGCCCAGCGTCGCGCCACCTTCTTCAGAACGACCTTTTTTGTTCGCCTTGCGCTTGCGCTGCTCCTGAATCCACTTCTCTTCGTCTTGGTCGAAGCCTGTGATACCTGCCTTATCCACCATCTCTTATCTCCCATGCGCCGAGGCGCAATTACACTGCGAAAGCGCTTATTTTACTGAACAACCGAAAGGACCGGGTCGCTAAACAACGCAACCGGAGCGTTAGCTTCGACCTTAGCATCTGCGTCGAAGAACTCGGCGGTATCGGAATAGGAGTCTTTCTCACGAACGTAGCGAACTGCGTCCATCACCTGAACCAGCACCACATAAGGAATGCTAGCGTCGGCGGTGAGGTTAACAACCGTTTCCTTCGGATATTGCTTTTTGACTTTCACAAGCGTGTTATAAAGCTCACGGAAGTTATACGCAGACCAACCTTCGGCAAGCGCCTTCTCTCCGCCTTCTACATCGCCCTTGGCAAGCTGTGCGCGAGCCGTGTCAAACTTGGCAGCGACGTTGACTTCAGGGTTGGCCAGACAAATGGTCGGTCCAGGTTGCGGACAGCCTTCCATCGGGTCGAGTTGTGCCGAGCGTGCGGCAATCCGGAAGCCCTTCGCGTTAATCGCGATAGTAAGGTTAAGCGGCTCCTCTTCCTGCTCCGGGGGTGGCTCCGTCGAGGAACCAACCGAAAGCTTTGGAGCGGTGATATTAATTACGCCGACCTGGATGAAGACAACCGATAGCAGAAGCATCGGAATCAGAATAACAACCATATTCATGAAAGACAGAAGGTTGAGCTCTGGTACTTCGTCAGACGACTCGCGTTTGGAACGCGCCATAATTGCTCTCCTTGAATCGAACGGCACGGATACACGGTGCCCGTCGGTTTGCGAGGTGCCCCGCGGCTCTCTTGAGGAGCCGCGGAGCTGCCCATTTAGTCGCCCACTCTCACGGGCAATTCATGCGTGCTAGAATTACTGCGCACCTTTGCCGCGCGTGACCAGCATATTCTCAAGTTTGACGCTATAAAGGTCAATCTCGTCGAGAATTTTCTTGGTCATACCCGTGAGGATAAGGTGAGCGGTAAGCGTCGGGATTGCCACGATAAGACCGAAAGCGGTCGTACTCATAGCAAGCGCGATACCAGCCGAGAGCATCTGCTGCTGCATCGACGGGTCAGCCGACTCGAGAGCCTTGAAAGCGTCGATCAGACCGATAACGGTACCGAGAAGACCGAGGAGGGTCGCGATATTAGCGACCGCGGCCAGGGCCGGCGTACGCTTTTGAACCATCGGAACGACTTCAAGCGAAATCTCTTCCATAGCGTTCTGAATCTCGACCTCGCCTTTGTCGGCGCGGGTCAGGCCAGCTTTGATGACGCGCGGCAGGGCGCGGGTCGGAGCGGCGTTGCACAGCTTGATGGCGCGGTCGATATTGTCGGCCATGACAAGCTTTTGAATCTGCGCCATGAACGCTTGCGCGTTGATGTTGTACTTAAAGAAAAGAAAGATGAAGCGTTCAATCGCAATGCCGATCGCGATGATACTCGTTGCAAGGATGAGATACATCCAGATAGCACCATCGGCGCGGAATGCATTAGCAATGTCGTTCATGTCCTGTTACCTCTCCATGGGTAATTTGTGTCTAAAAACTCTGTGGGGCTTCGCTCGAAGCCCGAACATCTCCAATTGTCTTCTGCCGTTGCCTCGTGTGCTAAACGCTCTTTGAAATCCGCTCCCGAATCAGTCCAGGATTAAAGTTCCAAAACGAGGAGACGTTTCTATAGCACAAGGAATCAGACCGAGCAATGCGGCGTTCCTTTGGCGAGGCAACAACTGCCTCAGAACTCTTTCTCATCCACCGTCTTAATCAGCTCGGGGATGAAGGAAGGCTTCTCTTTAAAGGGTTCGTAATCAAGATTGGCCGGCTGCAAAATATAGAATGCCTCCGGCTTCTGGATGCGTCCCTTGATTACGGTCTCTTCCAGGTCGATGACGCCCTGCTGGGCGAACGCGGTCGAGGCAAATACCATGGAGCCAACCAAGAATATCCCGGTCAGTGCTGCACGCATTATAGTTGCCACGATTTTTCGATCTGGTCGCATATGATTCTCCAACGCAATCCTGTTGATTCTTGGCCATCTTAAGCGAGCGTATTGCCGAAGTACAGCAGTTTCTCGATTTGAATCGAAACACGCCGTATATCGGTGGTCGCGCTGCTTACTCCTCGAATGACTCACCGTCATCCTCAACGTCCGCGCCCTCATCATCGACCTGCATCTGCGCCTGACGCATCATC encodes:
- a CDS encoding outer membrane beta-barrel protein yields the protein MTQVAFGSVAFAEAGDSLHSDQGWTLSPSLRLSGTYNSNVFRAAEDETASTVAGAPVMGIQPAVAIASPRERNFLLDLDGGLRWDQYFDVGDDASFDVGGQSGLSAYGNLSAIINPKGTVSLKLDEAIVRSNEPSPYTGENSYNWITNELGGVIGIRPGGDVLSFDLGYHWKLYDFDTPALETLDRDIHNFDLDINWKFLPKTSLLAMADFRLVRWAETARVPARDDVGYPTLNNNNNNPLRVQGGLSGLLTERLSVQALAGYGASFHDAGETFSGVIGSFALAYAFGRLDLNNKVGAGYRRDFGEASIGNYYTSHQVYAEYVQNVLDKRLSFNLNGRFEARDYSAPTTTFGSDLYDLLLVGTAGAGFYATNWLKFGLDYTLTTNLTDNEYSIAAVDPSDPSISVLRGYTQHLGTFSMTAKY
- a CDS encoding ExbD/TolR family protein yields the protein MARSKRESSDEVPELNLLSFMNMVVILIPMLLLSVVFIQVGVINITAPKLSVGSSTEPPPEQEEEPLNLTIAINAKGFRIAARSAQLDPMEGCPQPGPTICLANPEVNVAAKFDTARAQLAKGDVEGGEKALAEGWSAYNFRELYNTLVKVKKQYPKETVVNLTADASIPYVVLVQVMDAVRYVREKDSYSDTAEFFDADAKVEANAPVALFSDPVLSVVQ
- a CDS encoding AgmX/PglI C-terminal domain-containing protein; translation: MSSKSGSNKSGKKVLRIGLIQNGKILEERVFRAASNVRVGTDISKNELVVPASNLPKSFQVFEAASGAYTLCFDSKMTGRVSTGNGVRTLKELISQGKATKTATGYSVALTPRARGKIQIGEVTILFQFVTPPPPIARPVLPASMRGGWFRGMDYYLVAMIALSALLQIGFVTYLQLHEWPEQIDGLNHNIPDRFVELMKAPEPEEPIVPDAVETPEDGDGEPDDSKEAKKPDPKPPVKSEPKKTEADPKPSTEEKPAPTAEEIAAAKAAEKKRMEDEVRNSTMLGKLGSVNGDGPSIVDSLVDGAANVGMDEAFADTKGVKEGVAGYEKSGLRSGGSSDADGSGSTASIGDLGASSGTKKAEKGVDTGSKKEEKVTAKMDIKDGNPVVGTGTLDANSISKVVQRNAKAIQSCFERVLKTNPNAGGRLVITVTIGRAGRPTSVKANTSIGGGFKSCTERAVKSWRFDRPKGGDVMFNKTFVLQGSK
- a CDS encoding MotA/TolQ/ExbB proton channel family protein, whose protein sequence is MNDIANAFRADGAIWMYLILATSIIAIGIAIERFIFLFFKYNINAQAFMAQIQKLVMADNIDRAIKLCNAAPTRALPRVIKAGLTRADKGEVEIQNAMEEISLEVVPMVQKRTPALAAVANIATLLGLLGTVIGLIDAFKALESADPSMQQQMLSAGIALAMSTTAFGLIVAIPTLTAHLILTGMTKKILDEIDLYSVKLENMLVTRGKGAQ
- a CDS encoding ExbD/TolR family protein; the protein is MVDKAGITGFDQDEEKWIQEQRKRKANKKGRSEEGGATLGMNSFMDILVIMLVFLMKNFGDLPIKVAGPDLQVPTSITQLGAEDMTTITISRKAILVNSDQAVDIKDGDVDKSQKKGGEASLHIQPLFDKIVEENKKAKRLAELLGKKHEPVVTIVADETTPYRLITEVMYTAGQAELSKFKFAVIKGQAAELGLGF